In Lentibacillus amyloliquefaciens, one DNA window encodes the following:
- a CDS encoding YtzH-like family protein, translated as MVLTTHNQLQLLHDILTEQTEDCCGEISEYQQIKRLVQAMIANNSISNEQLLELLPEIYNYGRQGEIAQNDEEHIVSNKINIQTWVNAIQKTSLE; from the coding sequence ATGGTTCTGACAACCCACAACCAATTACAATTATTGCACGATATTTTAACAGAACAGACAGAAGATTGCTGTGGTGAGATTTCCGAATACCAGCAAATCAAACGATTGGTTCAAGCGATGATCGCAAACAATAGCATATCAAATGAACAGCTGCTCGAACTCTTGCCTGAAATTTATAACTACGGCCGGCAGGGTGAAATTGCTCAAAATGATGAAGAACACATCGTCTCCAACAAAATAAATATTCAAACATGGGTCAATGCTATTCAAAAGACTAGTTTAGAATAG
- a CDS encoding phosphotransferase family protein, with product MVNWLQQTFGKEWNITPAGGLTGDAYIAEKDDKRLFLKRNSSPFLAVLSAEGIVPKLVFTKRMENGDVITAQKWLEGRELKAEEMQHHQVADLLRKIHESTELLHMLMRLGNKPLTPDERFNEIQAQLESSELMNQYREVTDALQYLEQLLPVTRNQQHVVCHCDLNHNNVILTTKGQLYLVDWDNATIADPAMDYGYILKWYVPQEDWNDWLSRYGLDKNEALFKRMYWYLILDALDYLVWHHEQNRTDKIADRLTDLRDLNRCVDAILN from the coding sequence ATGGTGAATTGGCTCCAACAGACATTTGGAAAAGAATGGAATATTACCCCTGCCGGCGGATTAACCGGTGATGCTTATATCGCTGAGAAGGATGACAAACGGCTGTTCCTGAAGCGAAATTCCTCTCCGTTTTTGGCAGTACTGTCAGCGGAAGGCATTGTCCCCAAGCTCGTGTTTACAAAACGGATGGAAAACGGGGATGTTATAACTGCTCAAAAATGGCTGGAAGGAAGAGAACTGAAAGCGGAAGAAATGCAGCATCATCAGGTAGCTGATTTGCTTCGGAAGATCCATGAATCGACCGAACTTCTTCATATGCTTATGCGTCTTGGGAACAAGCCGTTGACACCTGATGAACGATTCAATGAAATCCAAGCACAATTAGAATCCAGCGAATTAATGAACCAATACCGGGAAGTCACCGATGCCCTTCAATACTTGGAGCAGCTGCTGCCGGTTACCCGGAATCAGCAGCATGTTGTATGTCACTGCGATTTAAATCACAATAATGTTATATTGACGACAAAAGGACAGCTTTACTTGGTGGACTGGGATAATGCCACAATCGCCGATCCTGCGATGGATTATGGCTACATTTTAAAATGGTATGTACCACAGGAAGACTGGAATGACTGGCTGAGCCGCTACGGTCTGGACAAGAATGAAGCGTTATTTAAACGCATGTATTGGTACTTAATCTTAGACGCCCTCGATTATTTGGTATGGCACCATGAACAAAACAGAACTGATAAAATAGCTGACCGTTTAACTGACCTGCGTGATTTAAATCGATGTGTTGATGCTATTCTAAACTAG
- the thpR gene encoding RNA 2',3'-cyclic phosphodiesterase, translated as MNSSHYFIAIPLPASLREKLAGWQRELKPELPFKQWVHPEDLHITLKFLGAVDDQQLNRLINSMQQIENFNVFTLPTGTLGTFGNPKSPRVLWAGAERHPELLRLQQNIEGIAVQTGFKHEKRAYSPHITLAKKWTGKPIDVPNLKNRFTERQSITVNQIVLYRIQPDKNPKYTVETVFDFSGGGD; from the coding sequence ATGAATTCGTCACATTATTTTATTGCTATTCCACTTCCGGCATCTCTGAGAGAAAAGCTTGCCGGATGGCAGCGTGAACTTAAACCCGAACTGCCCTTCAAACAATGGGTGCATCCTGAGGATCTGCATATCACACTGAAATTCCTTGGGGCTGTTGATGACCAGCAGCTGAATAGGTTAATCAATTCAATGCAGCAAATTGAGAATTTCAACGTTTTTACCTTGCCGACAGGTACTCTGGGCACATTCGGCAATCCGAAAAGTCCGCGTGTTTTATGGGCAGGGGCCGAACGACATCCGGAATTGCTGCGTTTACAGCAGAATATTGAAGGGATAGCAGTCCAAACGGGTTTTAAACATGAAAAAAGGGCGTATTCACCGCATATAACATTGGCAAAAAAATGGACAGGCAAACCAATAGATGTGCCTAACTTGAAAAATCGCTTTACAGAGAGGCAATCAATTACTGTTAACCAGATTGTTCTCTATCGGATTCAACCGGATAAAAACCCTAAGTATACTGTTGAAACCGTTTTTGATTTTTCCGGGGGAGGGGACTAA
- a CDS encoding DeoR family transcriptional regulator has protein sequence MDHSTSRMITRVKAVYLYIREKGTVSTREIADEFGTTDRTIQRDLTILTHNGLVKSPIRGKWKTTAKPVKISS, from the coding sequence TTGGATCATTCAACTTCTCGAATGATAACACGAGTGAAAGCTGTTTACCTTTACATAAGAGAAAAAGGAACAGTATCGACCCGGGAAATTGCTGATGAATTTGGAACAACTGACCGCACTATTCAACGCGACTTAACTATTTTGACACATAACGGGCTGGTAAAAAGCCCTATTCGCGGTAAGTGGAAAACGACAGCTAAACCTGTCAAAATCTCTTCATAA
- a CDS encoding pseudouridine synthase, whose product MRLDKLLANTGFGSRKDVKALIKKKKVTVNDKTVKDSGAQVSPEKDIVKVNDNIVQYREFVYIMLNKPPGYVSAATDNYDKTVIKLLPDDYKRFAPFPVGRLDKDTEGLLLITNDGDLGHQLTSPKRNVEKTYYAHISGHVTEADVHAFQNGVQLDDGYTAKPAALEILQANDVSHVNVTVTEGKFHQVKRMFEAVGKKVIYLKRIRMGMLGLDTELETGTFRELTEAEVESLKLQKKS is encoded by the coding sequence ATGCGTCTTGACAAATTACTGGCGAATACGGGTTTTGGAAGCCGTAAAGATGTTAAAGCACTCATTAAGAAAAAGAAAGTAACGGTTAATGACAAAACAGTCAAAGACAGCGGTGCTCAGGTCAGTCCGGAAAAGGATATTGTCAAAGTAAATGATAACATCGTACAGTACCGTGAATTCGTGTATATTATGCTGAATAAACCGCCCGGGTATGTTTCGGCAGCAACTGATAATTATGATAAAACTGTTATTAAGCTTCTGCCTGATGATTATAAACGGTTTGCACCATTTCCGGTCGGCAGGCTTGATAAGGATACAGAAGGGCTTCTACTGATTACAAACGATGGCGATTTGGGTCATCAGTTGACCTCTCCAAAAAGAAATGTCGAGAAAACCTATTATGCTCATATCAGCGGGCATGTAACAGAAGCAGATGTTCACGCGTTCCAAAATGGTGTTCAATTAGATGACGGCTACACTGCAAAGCCCGCAGCCTTGGAGATTTTGCAGGCAAACGACGTGTCACATGTGAATGTTACAGTGACAGAAGGCAAGTTTCATCAGGTGAAGCGAATGTTCGAAGCAGTCGGGAAAAAAGTTATTTATTTGAAACGGATCCGTATGGGGATGCTGGGGCTGGATACTGAACTGGAGACTGGGACCTTCCGTGAACTGACGGAAGCGGAAGTTGAAAGCTTGAAACTGCAAAAAAAGAGCTGA
- a CDS encoding putative polysaccharide biosynthesis protein translates to MSNIVRGTMLLTGATFLSKFLGMIYVIPFNELVGETGGTLFSLAYTPYSILISISTIGVPLAVSKFVSKYNALGDYETGLRMYRAGIMLMSVTGFLAFLGLFFSAEWLAGQMITNEETGNIAVADVTMVIRMVSFALLLIPPMSITRGFFQGYQSMGPTAASQVIEQIVRIGFILVSAFIVTQVVGGTIVTAVGFATFAAFIGALASCGVLFVYWRKRKANIHKNLERQQRTYDIPTKDLFAELFRYAGPFILVGVAIPVYQLVDQFTVERAMTAIGQRELYDTAYSAINYYGHKLVIIPVTIATGMSLAIIPALTKSFTKENRPLLFQQINQALQIVLVLVVPAVIGLSALSHVIYGALYGMNNIETTGALLGWYAPVALFFALFTVTAAILQGINQQQFAVISLSAGVLIKVLFNIQLIHTFGPKGAIFGTALAAGTAVMLNLWRIKKSISFPFRQTFKRFLLICIFSVFMLIAIILLKLLFGTFLAYETSRGAAVIMLIAGVTGGGSVYLWFSYQSTLLERVLGDRVRVLDRLFKR, encoded by the coding sequence ATGTCGAATATTGTAAGAGGCACCATGCTTTTGACTGGTGCGACTTTTTTGTCAAAATTTCTTGGGATGATTTATGTTATTCCATTTAACGAACTTGTAGGGGAAACAGGAGGTACACTGTTTTCGCTTGCATATACACCATATAGTATTTTGATCAGCATTTCGACGATAGGGGTGCCTTTGGCTGTATCAAAATTCGTGTCTAAATATAATGCCTTAGGAGATTATGAAACCGGCTTAAGAATGTATCGGGCGGGAATCATGTTAATGTCTGTTACAGGTTTTCTCGCTTTCTTAGGGCTTTTCTTCAGCGCAGAATGGCTGGCAGGTCAGATGATAACAAATGAAGAGACAGGGAATATCGCTGTAGCAGATGTAACGATGGTTATTCGGATGGTAAGTTTTGCTTTATTGCTCATACCGCCAATGAGTATTACGCGCGGTTTCTTTCAGGGATATCAGTCAATGGGACCTACTGCCGCTTCACAAGTTATTGAACAGATTGTCCGAATCGGCTTTATCCTTGTCAGTGCGTTCATTGTCACGCAAGTTGTTGGCGGAACGATTGTTACAGCTGTTGGGTTTGCCACGTTCGCTGCGTTTATCGGTGCACTGGCATCCTGTGGTGTGCTTTTCGTTTATTGGCGCAAACGCAAAGCAAATATCCACAAAAATTTAGAACGGCAGCAGCGTACATATGATATCCCGACAAAAGACCTGTTTGCTGAACTTTTCCGTTACGCAGGGCCATTTATATTGGTCGGTGTCGCCATTCCGGTGTATCAGCTTGTGGATCAGTTCACGGTCGAGCGGGCGATGACCGCTATCGGTCAAAGAGAATTGTATGATACGGCTTATTCTGCGATTAATTATTACGGCCATAAGTTAGTGATTATCCCGGTCACGATCGCAACAGGGATGTCTCTGGCTATCATACCTGCTTTGACCAAATCATTTACAAAAGAGAACCGGCCATTATTATTCCAGCAGATTAATCAGGCACTGCAGATTGTGCTGGTTCTTGTGGTGCCGGCTGTTATTGGATTGTCAGCACTATCACACGTTATTTATGGAGCACTTTATGGTATGAACAACATTGAAACGACCGGTGCTTTACTGGGGTGGTATGCGCCTGTTGCACTATTTTTTGCTTTGTTTACTGTAACAGCAGCCATTCTTCAGGGAATCAATCAGCAGCAGTTCGCTGTTATCAGTTTATCTGCAGGTGTCTTAATCAAAGTGTTATTCAATATCCAGTTAATCCATACATTTGGGCCAAAGGGTGCTATTTTTGGCACAGCGCTTGCTGCGGGGACAGCTGTTATGCTCAACCTGTGGCGGATTAAAAAATCAATCAGTTTTCCGTTCAGACAAACGTTTAAGCGCTTCTTGCTGATTTGTATTTTTTCAGTGTTCATGCTGATTGCCATTATATTACTCAAACTTCTGTTCGGCACATTTTTGGCATATGAAACATCAAGAGGTGCGGCTGTCATCATGCTAATTGCGGGTGTGACAGGCGGGGGCAGTGTATACTTATGGTTCAGTTATCAATCAACATTGCTCGAGCGTGTATTAGGTGACCGGGTGAGAGTTCTGGATCGTTTATTTAAACGATGA
- a CDS encoding NAD(P)/FAD-dependent oxidoreductase, whose product MSYDVVVIGGGPSGLMASIAAAENGAKTLLLEKGRKLGTKLAISGGGRCNVTNRLPEEEVIKHIPGNGKFLYSPFSIFNNYDIIDFFEGMGVGLKEEDHGRMFPVSNSAKTVVNALINKLDELSVEVRMKTPVKAVHYDQEEHTVILDSGEKLYTKSLIIAVGGKAVPHTGSTGDGYSWAKKAGHTITELYPTEVALTSGEAFIQNKSLQGLSLRDVSLSVLNKKNKPLITHRMDMIFTHFGISGPAVLRCSQFVVKELMKGREDVTMLLDVFPDKQEEQLIQSSLKQIEENPKKSFKNILKGTVPERLLDHMLAIHEIDADQKAATVSKEALRNVIHDLKNFRFTVHGSLPLKKAFVTGGGVSIKEVVPKTLQSKYMHGLYFCGEILDIHGYTGGYNITSALVTGRLAGLNAAAETKAGA is encoded by the coding sequence TTGTCATACGATGTCGTAGTAATTGGCGGAGGACCGTCAGGATTAATGGCCTCCATTGCCGCAGCCGAAAATGGCGCTAAAACGTTATTACTGGAAAAAGGAAGAAAGTTAGGCACTAAACTGGCTATTTCAGGCGGCGGTCGCTGTAATGTCACAAATAGGCTTCCCGAAGAAGAAGTCATCAAACATATACCAGGGAACGGAAAATTTTTATACAGCCCATTTTCCATTTTCAATAATTACGATATTATCGATTTTTTTGAAGGAATGGGCGTTGGCCTGAAAGAAGAAGATCATGGACGGATGTTCCCTGTCTCCAATTCAGCCAAAACAGTTGTCAATGCATTAATTAATAAGTTAGATGAACTAAGTGTCGAAGTTCGTATGAAAACACCAGTAAAAGCTGTGCATTATGATCAGGAAGAACATACCGTTATTTTGGATAGCGGAGAAAAATTATACACTAAATCGTTGATCATCGCAGTCGGAGGAAAAGCCGTTCCTCACACCGGATCAACAGGTGATGGCTACAGTTGGGCAAAAAAAGCAGGACACACCATTACAGAATTGTATCCGACAGAAGTAGCGCTTACTTCCGGCGAAGCGTTCATTCAAAATAAAAGCCTGCAGGGATTATCATTAAGAGACGTTTCCCTTTCAGTCCTGAACAAAAAGAATAAACCGTTGATCACCCATCGCATGGACATGATTTTTACCCATTTCGGCATCTCCGGACCGGCGGTTTTGCGCTGCTCTCAATTTGTGGTCAAAGAACTCATGAAAGGCCGTGAAGACGTCACCATGCTGCTTGATGTTTTCCCTGACAAACAAGAAGAGCAATTGATACAGTCAAGTTTAAAACAGATCGAAGAAAACCCTAAAAAGTCATTCAAAAATATTTTAAAAGGGACTGTACCGGAAAGACTTCTTGACCATATGCTCGCTATCCATGAAATAGATGCCGACCAAAAAGCGGCAACAGTATCAAAAGAAGCTCTACGAAATGTGATTCATGACCTGAAAAATTTTCGTTTCACGGTTCATGGCTCACTTCCGTTAAAAAAGGCATTCGTAACGGGCGGCGGTGTGTCAATAAAAGAGGTCGTCCCCAAAACATTACAATCTAAATACATGCACGGTTTGTATTTTTGCGGTGAAATCCTGGACATTCATGGTTACACGGGTGGTTATAATATTACCTCCGCACTGGTAACCGGACGGCTTGCAGGATTAAATGCGGCGGCAGAAACTAAAGCCGGCGCCTAA